The Betta splendens chromosome 4, fBetSpl5.4, whole genome shotgun sequence genome contains a region encoding:
- the LOC114852913 gene encoding cullin-1, which translates to MSSNRTQNPHGLKQIGLDQIWDDLRAGIQLVYTRQSMARSRYMELYTHVYNYCTSVHQSGQIRGSGVPAKPSKKSTTPGGAQFVGLELYKRLKEFLKNYLTSLLKDGEDLMDECVLKFYTQQWEDYRFSSKVLNGICAYLNRHWVRRECDEGRKGIYEIYSLALVTWRECLFRPLNKQVTNAVLKLIERERNGETINTRLISGVVQSYVELGLNEEDAFAKGPTLSVYKEYFECQFLTDTERFYTRESTEFLQQNPVTEYMKKAEARLLEEQRRVQVYLHESTQDELARKCEQVLIEKHLEIFHTEFQNLLDADKNEDLGRMYNLVSRITDGLGELKKLLETHIHNQGLAAIEKCGEAALNDPKVYVQTTLDVHKKYNALVMSAFNNDAGFVAALDKACGRFINNNAVTRMAQSSSKSPELLARYCDSLLKKSSKNPEEAELEDTLNQVMVVFKYIEDKDVFQKFYAKMLAKRLVHQNSASDDAEASMISKLKQACGFEYTSKLQRMFQDIGVSKDLNEQFKKHLTNSEPLDLDFSIQVLSSGSWPFQQSCTFALPSELERSYQRFTAFYASRHSGRKLTWLYHLSKGELVTNCFKNRYTLQASTFQMAILLQYNTEDCYTVQQLTDSTQIKTDILVQVLQILLKSKLLVLEDENANVDEVEFKPDTVIKLFLGYKNKKLRVNINVPMKTEQKQEQETTHKNIEEDRKLLIQAAIVRIMKMRKVLKHQQLLAEVLNQLSSRFKPRVPVIKKCIDILIEKEYLERVDGEKDTYSYLA; encoded by the exons ATGTCGTCGAACAGGACCCAGAACCCCCACGGACTGAAACAGATAGGCCTGGACCAGATATGGGACGACCTGCGGGCTGGCATCCAGCTGGTGTACACACGGCAAAGCATGGCTAGGTCACGCTACATGGAACTCTACAC ACATGTATATAACTATTGTACCAGTGTCCACCAGTCTGGCCAGATCAGAGGCTCTGGGGTTCCAGCTAAGCCCTCCAAAAAGTCCACTACACCAGGCGGGGCTCAGTTTGTAGGCCTGGAGCTCTACAAGCGGCTCAAGGAGTTTCTGAAGAACTATTTGACCAGCCTGCTCAAG gaTGGTGAGGATCTAATGGACGAGTGTGTGCTGAAGTTTTACACCCAGCAGTGGGAGGATTACCGTTTTTCTAGTAAGGTCCTCAACGGGATCTGCGCCTACCTCAACCGCCACTGGGTCAGACGAGAGTGTGACGAGGGACGCAAGGGCATATACGAGATCTACTCT CTTGCACTTGTGAcctggagggagtgtttgtTCCGACCCCTCAACAAACAG GTAACAAATGCTGTCCTGAAGCtgatagagagagaaagaaatggtGAGACCATAAACACCAGACTGATCAGTGGGGTGGTCCAGTCCTACG TTGAACTGGGTTTGAATGAAGAGGACGCCTTTGCCAAAGGTCCCACGCTGTCCGTCTACAAAGAGTACTTTGAATGTCAGTTCCTGACTGACACAGAACGCTTCTACACGCGTGAGAGCACAGagttcctgcagcagaaccctgTCACAGAGTACATGAAAAAG GCGGAGGCTCGTCTACTAGAAGAGCAGCGGCGTGTGCAGGTTTACCTCCATGAGTCCACCCAGGATGAACTGGCCAGGAAGTGTGAGCAGGTCCTCATAGAGAAACACCTAGAGATCTTCCACACAGAGTTTCAGAACCTGCTGGATGCCGACAAGAATGAAG aCCTGGGCCGGATGTACAACCTGGTGTCACGGATCACAGATGGCCTGGGTGAACTGAAGAAACTGTTAGAGACTCACATCCATAACCAGGGGCTGGCTGCCATCGAGAAGTGTGGCGAGGCCGCGCTGAAC GACCCCAAAGTGTACGTCCAGACCACCCTGGACGTCCATAAGAAGTACAACGCCTTGGTCATGTCCGCCTTTAACAACGATGCCGGCTTTGTGGCAGCACTGGACAAG GCATGTGGTCGCTTCATAAACAACAACGCCGTCACCAGGATGGCTCAGTCGTCCAGCAAGTCTCCTGAGCTGCTGGCCAGATACTGCGATTCTTTACTCAAGAAGAG CTCTAAAAATCCGGAGGAGGCAGAACTGGAGGACACACTCAACCAAGTG ATGGTTGTTTTTAAATACATCGAGGATAAAGACGTTTTCCAGAAGTTCTATGCTAAGATGTTGGCCAAACGTCTGGTTCATCAGAACAGCGCCAGCGACGATGCAGAGGCCAGCATGATCTCCAAACTCAAG CAAGCGTGTGGGTTTGAGTACACATCCAAGCTCCAGCGGATGTTCCAGGACATCGGAGTCAGCAAAGACCTGAACGAGCAGTTTAAGAAGCATCTGACTAACTCTGAACCTTTAGACT TGGACTTCAGTATCCAGGTTCTGAGCTCGGGGTCGTGGCCTTTCCAGCAGTCCTGCACCTTTGCTCTTCCATCTGAG CTGGAGAGAAGCTATCAGCGCTTCACGGCATTTTACGCCAGCAGACACAGCGGCAGGAAGCTGACCTGGCTCTATCACCTGTCCAAAGGAGAGCTGGTCACCAACTGTTTCAAGAACAG GTACACGCTGCAGGCCTCCACCTTCCAGATGGCCATACTGCTGCAGTACAACACAGAGGACTGCTACACGGTCCAGCAGCTCACTGACAGCACACAGATCAAGACT GACATTCTGGTTCAAGTTTTGCAAATATTGTTAAAATCAAAGCTGCTG GTGTTAGAGGACGAGAACGCTAACGTGGACGAGGTGGAGTTTAAACCTGACACAGTCATCAAACTGTTCCTCGGCTACAAGAA TAAGAAACTGAGGGTGAACATTAACGTCCCCATGAAGACGGAGCAAAAACAGGAGCAAGAGACGACTCACAAGAACATAGAAGAAGATCGAAAGCTGCTAATCCAG GCTGCTATAGTGAGGATCATGAAGATGAGGAAGGTCCtgaagcaccagcagctgctggctgaAGTCCTGAACCAGCTGTCGTCCCGATTCAAACCCAGAGTCCCTGTCATCAAG AAATGTATCGACATCCTGATAGAGAAGGAGTATCTGGAGCGAGTGGACGGTGAGAAGGACACCTACAGCTACCTGGCCTGA